A window of Macrotis lagotis isolate mMagLag1 chromosome X, bilby.v1.9.chrom.fasta, whole genome shotgun sequence contains these coding sequences:
- the LOC141498447 gene encoding large ribosomal subunit protein eL36-like → MAIRYPMAVGLNKGHKVTKNVAKPRHCRRRGRWTKHTKFVRDMIREVCGFAPYERRVMELLKVSKDKRALKFIKKRVGTHIRAKRKREELSNVLAAMRKAAAKKD, encoded by the coding sequence ATGGCCATCCGATACCCCATGGCCGTGGGCCTCAACAAGGGCCACAAAGTTACCAAAAACGTGGCGAAGCCGCGACACTGCCGCCGCCGTGGGCGTTGGACCAAACACACCAAATTCGTGAGAGACATGATCCGGGAGGTGTGTGGGTTTGCCCCTTATGAGAGGCGGGTCATGGAATTGTTAAAGGTCTCCAAGGATAAGCGAGCCCTTAAGTTCATCAAAAAAAGGGTGGGAACTCACATCCGTgccaagaggaagagagaggagctCAGCAATGTCCTGGCTGCCATGAGGAAGGCTGCAGCCAAGAAGGATTAA
- the LOC141502402 gene encoding oxalate decarboxylase OxdD-like, giving the protein MENSAFEMHENAFSSTPSKEKVNTSFEVEKKSPWSLMNIFLVCLLACVITTAIGVLILSLVYISDIQPHADHHLHLSQTPETPSDPKGENPVDFKFQFLNHLHKSKVFELPGGAIQWARYRNNLKDYLSVEEEAFGTSLNRQKSHMTFGTLRIKSNGLRVPHWHFNANEHGYLAQGTAWIGIVDEGGSVVTTYNVTAGQVIFFPKNILHWIKNVGTEDCLFLLFFSTHDELQTLDVDDVFFSTPEDIASRSLKPQGGVDFIRTFKKPEDDQAINLPPNLAELVMNASYIQSPDSLVWRYFYDLKGSKEFRFPGGIIQWARYRKNGNGLSDNEKIFSESLNQHENSLTLGTLRIFTNGLRQPHFHFNANEMGYVISGCGKVGIISTQGTTDFNIGRGDVVFFPIGTQHYIKSTCDEDLLFILAFTTGNQLQTLDLDDYIHATADHILAQLFFKKQSEFKKIPKFTEDQAINLP; this is encoded by the exons ATGGAAAATTCAGCATTTGAAATGCATGAAAATGCCTTTTCCTCTACCCCATCTAAGGAAAAGGTGAACACTTCTTTTGAGGTG GAAAAGAAGAGCCCCTGGTCTTTGATGAATATCTTCCTGGTGTGTCTACTGGCCTGTGTTATTACAACAGCGATAGGTGTGCTGATACTCTCTTTGGTTTACATTTCCGACATCCAGCCACATGCGGATCATCACCTCCACCTTTCACAAACACCAGAAACTCCCAGTGACCCAAAGGGTGAAAATCCTGTTGATTTTAAATTCCAATTTCTTAATCATTTGCATAAATCCAAG GTATTTGAGTTGCCAGGTGGTGCCATCCAATGGGCACGATACCGGAATAACCTCAAGGACTACCTCAGTGTTGAAGAAGAGGCCTTTGGCACCAGCCTCAACAGGCAGAAGTCACACATGACTTTTGGAACCTTGAGAATAAAAAGTAATGGCCTCCGAGTCCCACACTGGCACTTCAATGCCAATGAACATGGTTACCTGGCACAG GGGACAGCCTGGATTGGCATAGTAGATGAAGGAGGCAGTGTGGTTACCACATACAACGTTACTGCTGGTCAGGTGATCTTCTTCCCTAAAAATATCCTGCACTGGATAAAGAATGTGGGAACTGAGGATTGCCTTTTCTTGCTCTTCTTCTCCACACATGATGAGCTTCAGACCCTGGATGTTGATGATGTGTTTTTCTCTACACCAGAGGACATTGCATCCAGGTCCCTCAAG CCTCAAGGTGGAGTTGATTTCATTAGAACATTCAAGAAACCAGAAGACGATCAGGCTATCAATCTCCCTCCCAATTTGGCTGAGCTGGTTATGAATGCCAGTTACATACAGTCTCCAGACAGCCTGGTGTGGCGATACTTTTATGATCTTAAAG GTTCAAAAGAATTTCGATTTCCAGGAGGAATAATTCAATGGGCTCGGTAtcgaaaaaatggaaatggactAAGTGACAATGAGAAAATTTTCAGTGAATCCTTGAATCAG cATGAAAATTCTCTTACTCTGGGAACTCTCAGAATTTTCACCAATGGCTTGAGACagcctcattttcattttaatgctAATGAAATGGGATATGTCATCAGTGGATGTGGAAAG GTGGGAATTATCAGTACCCAAGGTACTACTGATTTTAATATTGGTAGGGGAGatgttgtattttttccaattggaACTCAGCATTACATCAAGAGCACATGTGATGAGGATCTGCTTTTCATTCTCGCTTTTACCACTGGAAACCAG